The Myxococcales bacterium genome includes a region encoding these proteins:
- the secF gene encoding protein translocase subunit SecF produces the protein MAAHKFFEIIKQGTNFEFVGKQRTSITISLLAVLGSLAMLPLNAFVFKGRGSMLNWGVDFRGGSELLVRFSKEVEPGDVRQAMEAAGFQGAEVVRYGQASEAGRSYMLRIGAVSVLSEDQAKKLEGALGTVGDAKLKSLEWSEGGDKVYLRFDKTLESSRVREALTAAGTETTQVQPFGRADDNTFEATLIGLDVEVRKGLEAKLGVGAVAEIPQVESVGAKAGRQLQYDGVQAVFGAILLIVLYVALRFDFRFGPGTIIALLHDAIVTVGAFAVTYKEFSLTTLAAVLTIIGYSVNDTIVVFDRVRENAVRFKDRAFDRVVNQSVNETLSRTILTSATLLFVTLAMNVLGSGVVKDFAFAMNVGVIVGTYSTIFIASPALIWLDNRFRAAAKKGAAAPRRGRRRTAESASSV, from the coding sequence ATGGCCGCTCACAAGTTTTTCGAAATCATCAAACAGGGTACGAACTTCGAGTTCGTGGGTAAGCAGCGGACGTCCATCACGATCTCGCTGCTCGCCGTTCTGGGCTCGCTTGCGATGCTTCCCTTGAACGCGTTCGTCTTCAAGGGCCGGGGCAGCATGCTCAACTGGGGCGTGGATTTCCGGGGCGGCAGCGAGTTGCTGGTGCGCTTCTCGAAGGAGGTCGAGCCCGGTGATGTGCGCCAGGCCATGGAGGCCGCAGGCTTCCAGGGCGCCGAGGTCGTGCGCTATGGGCAGGCCTCCGAGGCCGGCCGATCCTACATGCTTCGGATCGGGGCCGTATCCGTCCTGTCCGAGGACCAAGCGAAGAAGCTCGAAGGGGCCCTCGGCACAGTGGGTGACGCGAAGCTCAAGTCGCTCGAATGGTCGGAGGGAGGAGATAAGGTTTACCTACGCTTCGACAAGACCCTCGAGTCCTCGCGTGTGCGGGAAGCTTTGACCGCCGCCGGAACCGAGACCACCCAGGTGCAGCCCTTCGGTCGCGCTGACGACAACACCTTCGAGGCCACGCTCATCGGCCTCGACGTGGAGGTGCGCAAGGGGCTCGAGGCCAAGTTGGGTGTGGGGGCGGTTGCCGAGATTCCCCAGGTCGAGTCGGTGGGTGCCAAGGCCGGTCGACAGCTTCAGTACGACGGCGTTCAGGCTGTGTTCGGCGCCATTTTGCTGATCGTGCTCTACGTAGCGCTCCGCTTCGATTTTCGTTTCGGTCCGGGGACCATCATCGCGCTTCTTCACGACGCGATTGTCACGGTGGGTGCCTTCGCGGTCACCTACAAGGAGTTCTCTCTGACCACGCTGGCGGCGGTCCTCACCATCATCGGTTACTCGGTCAACGACACCATCGTGGTGTTCGACCGCGTCCGGGAGAACGCTGTGAGGTTCAAGGACCGCGCTTTCGATCGCGTCGTGAACCAGTCGGTCAATGAAACGCTATCGAGGACGATTCTCACCAGCGCCACGTTGCTCTTCGTGACGCTGGCCATGAACGTTTTGGGCTCAGGCGTCGTGAAGGACTTTGCGTTCGCCATGAACGTGGGTGTCATCGTGGGCACGTACTCCACGATCTTTATCGCAAGCCCGGCGCTCATCTGGCTCGACAACCGCTTTCGGGCGGCCGCAAAGAAGGGAGCCGCGGCTCCTCGACGCGGTCGCCGTCGCACGGCCGAGTCGGCCTCCTCGGTGTGA
- the secD gene encoding protein translocase subunit SecD gives MERSWWWKSLLFGAVTLLAVLYLAPSVPNFTLPGFLQGTFDRKLQLGLDLQGGLHLVYEVNVDKAVSSKVDRLAGDLEERLLEKTKDFKVTREGREDIILTFNQPAEVAKLDDDILKNYRDSLDVIDRDAASGIVRLRIDADQVAEVADYALRQGIETIRGRVDKFGVAEPTIIKRGTDIVVELPGLKPEDFERIKTIIGKTAQLEFKIVQAGGDYMTKVAAALPKDGSIQVIPDVWRDKKTNETKQDLYLQAADRKTLETFVKGLSGELAVPADREFGFEEVEVGGTEGKPGSARREWRTYLLEKRAAVTGEYLSSAELSFDPQTNRPEVLFTMDRQGATLMERLTTANIGRKMAIVLDDRINSAPVINDTIAGRGVITLGSFGDPLKVQQEARDLVAVLRSGALPAPLTKSFETQVGPTMGRDVVDRAVTSMLVGSVAVVLFMLVYYKVAGIVAIVAMFLNLLFMLAILAGFEAALTLPGIAGLVLTVGMAVDANIIIYERIREELRAGKTARTAVEAGFDRAFWTVFDAHVTNFVAGVVLYSYGSGPIRGFAVTLLVGIASNLVTSVWMSRWMFELLLGRRGTVKATLSI, from the coding sequence ATGGAACGTTCCTGGTGGTGGAAATCTCTCCTGTTCGGAGCGGTCACGCTCCTCGCGGTGCTCTATTTGGCGCCGTCCGTCCCGAATTTCACGCTGCCAGGGTTCCTGCAGGGAACCTTCGACCGCAAGCTGCAGCTGGGACTCGATCTCCAGGGCGGCCTGCATCTGGTCTACGAGGTCAACGTCGACAAGGCCGTGTCCTCGAAGGTCGATCGGCTCGCCGGCGACCTCGAAGAGCGTTTGCTCGAGAAAACGAAGGACTTCAAGGTCACGCGGGAGGGGCGTGAGGACATCATCCTCACGTTCAACCAACCCGCGGAGGTGGCGAAGCTGGATGACGACATCCTGAAGAACTACCGGGATTCGTTGGACGTCATCGACCGTGACGCCGCTTCGGGCATCGTGCGCTTGCGGATCGACGCCGACCAGGTGGCCGAGGTGGCGGACTATGCCCTGCGCCAGGGCATCGAGACGATTCGGGGCCGCGTGGACAAGTTCGGCGTGGCCGAGCCCACCATCATCAAGCGCGGCACCGACATCGTGGTCGAGCTGCCGGGCCTCAAGCCCGAAGACTTCGAGCGCATCAAGACCATCATCGGCAAGACGGCCCAGCTCGAGTTCAAGATCGTGCAGGCCGGTGGGGACTACATGACCAAGGTCGCAGCCGCCTTGCCCAAAGACGGCTCGATTCAGGTGATCCCCGACGTGTGGAGGGACAAGAAGACGAACGAGACCAAGCAGGACCTTTACCTGCAGGCTGCCGACCGCAAAACCCTGGAGACGTTCGTCAAGGGCCTCTCGGGTGAGCTCGCCGTGCCCGCAGACCGCGAGTTTGGCTTCGAGGAGGTCGAGGTCGGCGGCACCGAGGGTAAACCGGGGTCTGCCCGGCGCGAGTGGCGCACCTACCTGCTGGAAAAGCGCGCCGCTGTGACCGGCGAGTATCTGTCTTCGGCTGAGCTCAGCTTCGACCCCCAGACGAACCGCCCCGAGGTGCTCTTCACCATGGACCGGCAGGGCGCCACGCTCATGGAGCGCCTGACGACCGCCAACATTGGTCGGAAGATGGCCATCGTGCTCGACGACCGGATCAACAGCGCCCCGGTGATCAATGACACCATCGCGGGACGTGGGGTGATCACCCTGGGTTCGTTCGGTGATCCCCTGAAGGTGCAACAGGAGGCGAGGGATCTGGTGGCCGTACTGCGCTCGGGCGCCTTGCCGGCCCCGCTGACCAAGTCCTTCGAGACCCAGGTGGGCCCGACGATGGGTCGTGACGTCGTAGACCGCGCAGTCACCTCGATGTTGGTGGGTTCGGTGGCCGTCGTCTTGTTCATGCTCGTCTACTACAAGGTGGCAGGCATCGTGGCGATTGTTGCCATGTTCCTCAACTTGCTCTTCATGCTCGCGATTCTCGCCGGCTTCGAGGCAGCGCTCACCCTGCCGGGTATCGCGGGGCTCGTGCTCACGGTGGGTATGGCGGTGGACGCCAACATCATCATCTACGAGCGCATCCGTGAAGAACTTCGCGCCGGCAAAACAGCACGAACCGCTGTGGAAGCGGGATTTGATCGCGCTTTCTGGACGGTGTTCGACGCACACGTGACCAACTTCGTCGCGGGCGTGGTGCTCTACTCCTACGGTTCAGGCCCGATTCGAGGCTTCGCCGTGACCCTGCTCGTAGGCATCGCCTCCAATCTCGTCACCTCGGTGTGGATGTCGCGCTGGATGTTCGAGCTCCTGCTCGGCCGTCGCGGAACCGTCAAGGCCACCCTCTCCATCTAG
- the yajC gene encoding preprotein translocase subunit YajC, producing the protein MSFLPLILIFGVFYFLIMRPQAKKQKEHQRMLGELKKGDDVVTTGGMIGRVTGVKDTELVLQVQEGVRIRVLRSAVQGKVSASAASASDDKGDKAAQK; encoded by the coding sequence ATGTCGTTCTTGCCGCTCATCCTGATCTTCGGCGTTTTCTACTTTCTGATCATGCGGCCCCAGGCGAAAAAGCAGAAGGAGCACCAGCGCATGCTGGGTGAGCTGAAGAAAGGCGACGACGTGGTGACCACGGGCGGCATGATTGGTCGTGTCACGGGCGTCAAGGACACCGAGCTCGTCCTGCAAGTGCAAGAAGGCGTGCGGATTCGCGTGCTTCGAAGCGCAGTCCAGGGCAAAGTCTCGGCCTCGGCGGCGAGCGCCTCCGACGACAAGGGCGACAAGGCCGCCCAAAAGTAA
- a CDS encoding tetratricopeptide repeat protein encodes MSYGELFSTRLVADEDFEAAVEQATREIETDPDEPEAWFNRGQAQAGLGKLEEAAQDYAHALGLDTSASNLDPAALDDELFEVLRRLALAHRADRDQALSHFQRYQTLLPSGRHVPDVPKWVAHIDGVEAVWVRDQA; translated from the coding sequence ATGAGCTACGGAGAGCTGTTTTCGACCCGACTGGTGGCCGATGAGGATTTCGAGGCGGCGGTCGAACAGGCGACGCGCGAGATCGAAACCGATCCCGACGAACCCGAGGCGTGGTTCAACCGGGGTCAGGCTCAGGCAGGCCTGGGGAAGCTGGAAGAGGCGGCGCAGGACTACGCCCACGCGCTCGGGCTGGACACCTCGGCCAGCAACCTCGACCCCGCCGCCCTCGACGACGAGCTTTTCGAGGTGCTGCGGCGTCTAGCGCTCGCGCACCGTGCAGACCGGGACCAGGCCCTCTCCCACTTTCAGCGCTACCAGACGCTGCTGCCGTCGGGCCGCCACGTGCCCGACGTTCCCAAGTGGGTGGCGCACATCGACGGTGTCGAGGCGGTCTGGGTGCGCGACCAGGCCTAA
- the genX gene encoding EF-P lysine aminoacylase GenX, which yields MAARREALVARARILDEVRAYFRSQDFLEVETPSRVRNPGQELHLDAFYAEGGRYLITSPEHHMKRLVGAGYDRVFQVCRCFRQNEEGPHHQPEFTMAEWYRARAPLSSIADDCEALLVRAAAVSGRPFDGECVRTTVAALLATHAGVELQGDEDLPALERRVRTAGHDPRGARTFDELFFQIFLDHVEPALAQGPPTFVCDWPAPLAALARVRPGTPWAERFELYAGGLELANAFGELTDAVEQRRRFEAEAEERHRRDKVAYNVDERLLAGLATMPETSGVALGIDRLVMWALGASQIADVVAFPDPEV from the coding sequence TTGGCCGCGCGTCGCGAGGCCCTTGTGGCGCGGGCCCGCATCCTCGATGAGGTGCGGGCCTATTTCCGTTCACAGGATTTTCTCGAGGTCGAAACGCCATCCCGCGTGCGCAACCCCGGCCAAGAGCTGCACCTCGATGCGTTCTATGCCGAAGGGGGGCGCTACCTCATCACGTCTCCCGAGCACCACATGAAGAGGCTCGTGGGGGCAGGTTACGACCGGGTATTCCAGGTGTGCCGCTGCTTTCGCCAGAACGAAGAGGGCCCTCACCACCAGCCCGAATTCACGATGGCGGAGTGGTACCGGGCGCGGGCGCCGCTGTCCTCGATTGCGGACGACTGCGAGGCCTTGCTCGTCCGTGCGGCCGCGGTGTCCGGGCGGCCCTTCGACGGTGAGTGCGTACGAACTACCGTGGCTGCCCTGTTGGCAACGCATGCCGGCGTCGAGCTTCAGGGAGACGAGGATTTGCCCGCGCTCGAGCGGCGGGTGCGCACGGCGGGACACGACCCGCGGGGCGCCCGGACCTTTGACGAACTCTTCTTTCAGATCTTCCTCGACCATGTCGAGCCGGCGCTGGCCCAGGGCCCGCCCACCTTCGTGTGCGATTGGCCGGCGCCGCTCGCGGCCCTCGCGCGCGTGCGCCCGGGCACCCCATGGGCCGAGCGCTTCGAGCTCTACGCGGGCGGACTCGAGCTCGCGAACGCGTTCGGCGAGCTCACAGACGCCGTCGAGCAGCGACGGCGCTTCGAGGCCGAGGCCGAAGAGCGCCACAGACGCGACAAGGTGGCTTACAACGTTGACGAACGGCTGCTGGCTGGCCTTGCCACCATGCCCGAAACCTCGGGTGTGGCGCTTGGCATCGACCGCCTCGTGATGTGGGCGCTCGGCGCCTCCCAGATCGCGGACGTGGTGGCCTTCCCTGACCCCGAGGTATGA
- the efp gene encoding elongation factor P, whose protein sequence is MAQMYDTSEIRKGLKIMMDGNPYTVVEFQFVKPGKGTAFTRTKMKNLLTGSVLERNLRSGERLEAADVEVKNMQYLYDEGEFCVFMDNTNYEQVQITNDLVGDDKGFMPMNISVDVLFFQGRAVGVTLPNFIEQEIVETEPGARGDTATNVTKAAKLASGATVKVPLFINQGDVVRVDTRTGEYLDRVGRA, encoded by the coding sequence ATGGCCCAAATGTACGATACCTCGGAGATCCGGAAGGGTCTCAAAATCATGATGGACGGGAACCCCTACACCGTGGTCGAGTTCCAGTTCGTCAAGCCCGGCAAAGGCACGGCGTTCACGCGCACGAAGATGAAGAACCTGCTCACGGGCAGCGTGCTCGAGCGCAACCTCCGCTCGGGGGAGCGGCTCGAAGCCGCCGACGTCGAGGTGAAGAACATGCAGTACCTCTACGACGAGGGTGAGTTCTGCGTGTTCATGGACAACACCAACTACGAGCAAGTCCAGATCACGAACGACCTCGTTGGGGACGACAAGGGCTTCATGCCGATGAACATCAGCGTGGACGTTTTGTTTTTCCAGGGCCGCGCAGTAGGCGTGACCTTGCCGAACTTCATCGAGCAGGAGATCGTCGAGACCGAGCCGGGCGCGCGAGGTGACACCGCCACGAACGTCACCAAGGCGGCCAAGCTCGCCTCTGGCGCCACCGTCAAGGTGCCCCTGTTCATCAACCAGGGCGACGTGGTGCGCGTGGACACCCGGACGGGCGAGTACCTGGACCGCGTGGGCCGCGCCTGA
- a CDS encoding D-2-hydroxyacid dehydrogenase: MTATKLVVWCNQSLGEEASGRLRSLLATHRLHWAPDGQTDPALLREADVAFGQPPVDALMGPHRLRLVQLTSAGYTTYDRQDLKASLAARGVVMTKASWVYDEPCADHVLAFMLAAARALPAAFCEQKGPRGWPTAPLRSRSFLLRDREVLLVGFGSIGRRLVERLAAFGARVKAARRQPTGHEPVPTTAIGEPTFARWLAQAEHVVNLLPANASTLGFFDTGRFAAMKPGAHFYNVGRGSTVETAALGQALQSGHLAAAYLDVTEPEPLPAGHALWTAPNCFITPHTAGGHDDEDLRLVELLRLNIERIQNRQTVIDQVT, encoded by the coding sequence ATGACGGCGACGAAGCTCGTGGTGTGGTGCAATCAATCGTTGGGGGAAGAGGCTTCGGGCCGGCTGCGGTCCCTGCTGGCCACCCACAGGCTTCACTGGGCGCCCGACGGCCAAACAGATCCCGCCCTGCTGCGCGAAGCCGACGTGGCGTTTGGTCAGCCGCCGGTGGACGCTCTCATGGGGCCGCACCGTCTGAGGCTGGTTCAGCTCACGAGCGCGGGGTACACCACCTACGACCGGCAAGACCTCAAGGCAAGCCTTGCCGCGCGCGGGGTGGTCATGACCAAGGCGTCGTGGGTTTACGACGAGCCGTGTGCCGACCACGTGCTGGCCTTCATGCTCGCCGCGGCGAGGGCCCTCCCGGCGGCTTTCTGTGAGCAAAAAGGCCCGCGCGGCTGGCCCACGGCGCCCCTGCGATCGCGGTCGTTCCTGCTGCGCGATCGCGAGGTGCTGCTGGTGGGTTTCGGCTCGATAGGCCGCCGGCTGGTGGAACGGTTGGCCGCCTTCGGCGCCCGCGTCAAGGCTGCCCGTCGGCAGCCCACGGGGCACGAGCCCGTGCCGACCACCGCGATCGGAGAGCCCACGTTTGCGCGCTGGCTGGCGCAGGCCGAGCACGTGGTGAACCTCTTGCCGGCCAACGCCTCCACGCTCGGCTTCTTCGATACCGGTCGGTTCGCGGCCATGAAGCCCGGTGCGCACTTCTACAACGTGGGCCGCGGCAGCACGGTCGAGACGGCTGCCCTCGGCCAGGCGTTGCAGAGCGGACACCTGGCCGCTGCCTACCTCGACGTGACCGAGCCCGAACCCCTACCGGCCGGGCACGCCCTGTGGACGGCGCCGAACTGCTTCATCACCCCCCACACGGCCGGCGGCCATGACGACGAAGACCTGCGCTTGGTCGAGCTTTTGCGCCTGAACATCGAGCGCATCCAGAACCGACAGACCGTCATCGACCAGGTGACGTGA